Proteins co-encoded in one Melanotaenia boesemani isolate fMelBoe1 chromosome 23, fMelBoe1.pri, whole genome shotgun sequence genomic window:
- the ccdc107 gene encoding coiled-coil domain-containing protein 107 isoform X2, translating to MVLSTSQQVALAFTVVLFTFVVLPRLFGVGGGTAAKESKFDLRYNRKGPGPGAVRGQPINVNSPGSHQTPENIQQMKKRLEQELKSDKYKSNNNKGYVFTLMPLYAIGVGVFAAYKFLKIKSSDDKAQKDKFAKGAIKSVEAENQLNELEQRLAQTERMLNSILTQLDPLTNCVKSVAQEQKNEIMSQLQTIRYLMKKRGMDCPPLNVNDASYEHNLDDLIQSLGASNTTAAVDKQPSEETAEAAETDSEKHSDDENDATTEGEKGKELRPEETDGEAAAGGEDVEAEEEEDGLEFMEDSCKRNIEEIGAEQPATSLRRRNRPE from the exons ATGGTTTTGTCAACATCACAACAAGTCGCCCTGGCGTTTACGGTCGTGCTATTCACGTTTGTTGTCTTGCCGAGATTGTTCGGTGTTGGTGGCGGAACAGCGGCGAAGGAATCTAAATTTGACCTTCGTTACAACAGAAAAG GTCCGGGCCCTGGTGCAGTGAGAGGTCAGCCCATCAATGTGAACTCCCCTGGCTCGCATCAGACCCCTGAGAACATCCAGCAAATGAAGAAACGTTTGGAGCAGGAACTGAAGAGTGACAAGTACAaatctaacaacaacaaggGCTACGTGTTCACGCTGATGCCCCTCTACGCCATCGGAGTGGGAGTGTTTGCAGCCTATAAGTTCTTGAAG aTCAAGTCTTCAGATGACAAAGCACAAAAGGATAAATTTGCAAAAGGGGCCATAAAATCTGTAGAGGCAG AGAACCAGTTGAATGAGTTGGAACAAAGACTGGCGCAAACTGAACGGATGCTCAACTCCATCCTCACACAGCTGGACCCACTCACCAACTG TGTGAAGTCGGTGGCCCAGGAGCAAAAGAATGAGATAATGTCTCAACTCCAGACCATCCGGTACCtgatgaaaaaaagaggaatggaCTGTCCACCTCTGAATGTCAACG atGCTTCTTATGAACATAATCTAGATGACCTCATTCAGTCCCTCGGGGCCAGCAACACCACAGCTGCAGTGGACAAGCAGCCCTCTGAAGAGACAGCGGAAGCTGCTGAAACAGATTCTGAAAAGCATTcagatgatgaaaatgatgcCACAACAGAAGGTGAAAAGGGGAAGGAGCTCAGACCAGAGGAAACAGATGGAGAAGCGGCAGCAGGAGGAGAGGatgtggaggcagaggaggaggaagatgggtTGGAGTTCATGGAAGACTCATGCAAGAGAAACATTGAGGAAATCGGAGCAGAGCAACCAGCGACCAGTCTCAGGCGGCGCAACAGGCCTGAATGA
- the ccdc107 gene encoding coiled-coil domain-containing protein 107 isoform X1: MVLSTSQQVALAFTVVLFTFVVLPRLFGVGGGTAAKESKFDLRYNRKGPGPGAVRGQPINVNSPGSHQTPENIQQMKKRLEQELKSDKYKSNNNKGYVFTLMPLYAIGVGVFAAYKFLKIKSSDDKAQKDKFAKGAIKSVEAGVCSKNQLNELEQRLAQTERMLNSILTQLDPLTNCVKSVAQEQKNEIMSQLQTIRYLMKKRGMDCPPLNVNDASYEHNLDDLIQSLGASNTTAAVDKQPSEETAEAAETDSEKHSDDENDATTEGEKGKELRPEETDGEAAAGGEDVEAEEEEDGLEFMEDSCKRNIEEIGAEQPATSLRRRNRPE; this comes from the exons ATGGTTTTGTCAACATCACAACAAGTCGCCCTGGCGTTTACGGTCGTGCTATTCACGTTTGTTGTCTTGCCGAGATTGTTCGGTGTTGGTGGCGGAACAGCGGCGAAGGAATCTAAATTTGACCTTCGTTACAACAGAAAAG GTCCGGGCCCTGGTGCAGTGAGAGGTCAGCCCATCAATGTGAACTCCCCTGGCTCGCATCAGACCCCTGAGAACATCCAGCAAATGAAGAAACGTTTGGAGCAGGAACTGAAGAGTGACAAGTACAaatctaacaacaacaaggGCTACGTGTTCACGCTGATGCCCCTCTACGCCATCGGAGTGGGAGTGTTTGCAGCCTATAAGTTCTTGAAG aTCAAGTCTTCAGATGACAAAGCACAAAAGGATAAATTTGCAAAAGGGGCCATAAAATCTGTAGAGGCAGGTGTGTGCTCCA AGAACCAGTTGAATGAGTTGGAACAAAGACTGGCGCAAACTGAACGGATGCTCAACTCCATCCTCACACAGCTGGACCCACTCACCAACTG TGTGAAGTCGGTGGCCCAGGAGCAAAAGAATGAGATAATGTCTCAACTCCAGACCATCCGGTACCtgatgaaaaaaagaggaatggaCTGTCCACCTCTGAATGTCAACG atGCTTCTTATGAACATAATCTAGATGACCTCATTCAGTCCCTCGGGGCCAGCAACACCACAGCTGCAGTGGACAAGCAGCCCTCTGAAGAGACAGCGGAAGCTGCTGAAACAGATTCTGAAAAGCATTcagatgatgaaaatgatgcCACAACAGAAGGTGAAAAGGGGAAGGAGCTCAGACCAGAGGAAACAGATGGAGAAGCGGCAGCAGGAGGAGAGGatgtggaggcagaggaggaggaagatgggtTGGAGTTCATGGAAGACTCATGCAAGAGAAACATTGAGGAAATCGGAGCAGAGCAACCAGCGACCAGTCTCAGGCGGCGCAACAGGCCTGAATGA